The genomic region AGCGTCGGGATTTTCGGCACGTATTTGCGGCCAGCAAAATTCCAGAAACCATCTCAGGCCGATCACATTCGGAGCCGTATTGCTCCCGATGAACAGCACGCTTTTGCCTGCGCCTGGTTGAGGCGCGTCGACTGATGCGCACACGACGGGAGACAGCAGCACGGTATGATCCGGAAGACGAGCCTTGACGTGCTTCGCCTCGATATCCTGAATAGCGATGATCGCATCGGCCTGACCAAGAAGCTGCATCTCGCTGGCTTCGTCCAAAGTCTTGACCGAGTCAGGCAGCTTGGCGTCCTTGAAGCGACTTTCTCTCACGGAAAGAAGGTCGTGCATGACGACCAGGCTGCGCGCCGACTCGCTAAGCGCGAACGGGATTGCCGGCGTGGTGAACGCATAATCGGCGATGACCAGTTCACTTTTCGAAGCGTGCCGAGCCACGTACAGAAGTTCGTCGCGTTGCCAAGGCGCGCCAATGACATAGGGCGCCGGCGTATCCCAATAAGAGAGGCGTTCCACGCCAAAGCGTCGTAGGGCGCGTGCAATCTTGGCCATCACGGCCGCAAGTGCAATGCGTGGGTCTTTGCTGACGCAGATATTTCCGAGCTTCCAGACGCCACGCAGAAAAATTTGATTGAAGACCGACATTTCCGGACGAAGACGAAACACTGGCAAGCGCCCGATGGTACCGGCGTTCGGAGACACGAGCGTTACGTCGTAGCCGTCGTCTCGCAACGCCCGGCAAATTCCCAGAACATACGCGGAGCTGCCGTTTGTCGGCCCGATGATGCGTTGTCTTGAAATCAAACAGGCCTTTTTGGTCGACTCAGACTGGCCTTTCGAAACTTGAATTCGGCGCAGACGCTGGAGCCGCGCAGCCAACGGCATCCCCAGAGCCGAGATCGTGTTGGGATGGTGGATCGCAATCTGGAGAGCTTGCGACCACGATCGAGATTTGATCGCCGTAACGAGACGATCGAAGTTCAAGGCGCGTTCGATGGATATCTGGCGGCGAGCGAACGCTTCGGCGACTTCAATGGGACAAGCCGATAGCGACGCCTTCAGACGCATGTCGCCGTTGAGCATCTGCTGGAGGTCGTCGCGTGACAAACGGTGAGAAATCGAATTCGGATGCTTGCGGTAGAAATAGCCAAGACTGTCGATCAGGCGGTATTTGGCGCCCGCAGCAAGGGCCCGCGCGATAAGATCGGCATCTTCGCCAATCTTCAGCGCCGTATCGTATATCAGGGCGTGCTTGCGTAAGAACGCCAAGTTCAAAAGTGGTTTGAGGTAGCCTGTCGCCGGAACGGTCCCGTAGATGAGGTTCGAATTCAAAAAATCGGCGAGCGAGATATAGGCCATCTGTCGCTGAGCTTTTGAAAGGTGCTCGCCAGGACGGCGTCCCTCGCCGAATACGAGCAGGTCATCGGCGCAGATATCCGCTCCGGCCTGGGCTTCCTCGACGAGCCTTTGCAGCCGCTCCGGGTGCATGAAATCGTCGCTATCAAGAATGGCGACCCAGGTTCCCTCAGCCGCAGCAAGTCCGGCATTGCGCGCAGCGGACGGGCCAGCGTTGGTGGGCAGTTCGATCAATCTGACGCGATGATCGCGGGCGGCAAAATCCCGCGCGATTTCTCGGCTTCCGTCTGTCGACGCGTCGTCGACGACGATGACTTCGAGGCGCTTCAACGTCTGCCTCAATGCCGAATGAATCGCGCCGCCGAGGAATTGAGCGCAATTGTAATTGGCGATCAGAACCGAGACGGTCGGCGCGGGTGAAACTCTAAGCATTACTTATGTCTTAAAGCCGATCGGCTTCTCCGTCCGAGGAGAAATCACTCGCCGCATAGATGCGGAAGTTGCGATTGCCCGGTTGACTATCGGTCAGCGCAGAGCATCTCACCCGCCAAATAAGCAGCCTCAGTCCTATTTTTTGCGTTAAGTTTTTTCATGATGTTACGGACGTGAACCTTCACGGTGCTTTCACACATGTTCAGTTCGTAGGCGATAATCTTGTTCGCCTTACCCTTGCGAAGCGCGTCGATGACAGCGATCTGGCGTCGCGTGAAAAGCGTGGTCTTGGGCGGCGCCTCGCGAGGCGCGGACGCCGCGGACGATTTCCGGGCCGCGAGTAGGCCGTTCACTGGGAAATACTTGCCACCGGCCATAACGAGCCGCAGAGCGTGCGCCGCTATTTCAAGCGAAATATCCGCGGGAATGAAGCCGTTAGCCTCGCCGTTGAGCGCAGTAAGGATGAGATCGACATTATTCGCGTCGGCCATAACGATGACTGGAACGTTAACGCCAGCATTCTTCAGCTGTTCGAGTTGGCTCGAAATGTCGGAGCTGCTGTCATCCATCGCGCATACGATGATGACTGCGGGCCTGACATCGGAGAGCTTGTCGAAATATTCCGCGACACTGCCGACACCGACGCCTTTTATTTCGGTTGCATTGGAAAGGCTTGAAACAATGCAGTTGCGCACGAAAGAGCGCGGCTCAATTACAATTAGCGCCGAAATGCCGGGCTGCTTCAATTGCGCGGTTTCAGACCGCGCATTCTCCAAAGGCGCTTTGTTGGTATTTGAAGGTGTTTTGCCCATCGCCAAAGGAACGACGGGCCCGGTCTCACGGAAGGACGTACGCACGATACAAAAACTCCAAACCTACCGCCACGATGAGGTGTATGACGTAGTATGGCCCACTCTCTTTTATACCAATTTTAGTTACAATTGGACCGAAAACGCAGCACCTCGTTAATAAATTCGGATTGCATTATTGGTGCCATAGTCGCAGATCTAAGCCATTTATATGCCGGCTTTTTGGTGCCATAGTGAATGCATGCTATCCAAGCTACTGAAATTGCATAAGTAAATAAGTTTTATTTTACGGCACTCTTGTTTCTTCTACCAAGGTCTTACACGCGCTCGTTTACCATTTAAATAGCGCACACCGCCATCTCCGATGGCTGATTATCAGACCACGCACGCAAAAGTTCTACAACTTACGCTTTATGATTTGTTTCATTATAGGTCATCGGATGAAGCTTTGAATGTAATTTGAATAAAAACTGTTCAGAATCCGGATGACGGGCCCATTGCCGGAATAAATGATTTCCCCCTCTTCCCCTTTTTGGACGCTACCTCTAGTTGCCAAGTATAGCGCTACACCATCGAGGACGCCGTTAGCTAAGCCGCCTGCCCTGTATTCAAAACCGCTGGGATCGTACGGATCAGGATTACGAGGTCCTTTGCAAACGACCAATCCCGCACATATCGAAGATCGTAATTTACGCGCTCATCGTAGGTTGCCAGGCTGCGACCACTGATTTGCCACAAGCCGGTAATGCCGGGGCGAGCCTTGAAATATTCGACGGCACTGTCGCCGTAGAAATGCAGTTCCTCTACAACGATCGGCCGAGGGCCGACCCAACTCATTTCCCCGCGAAGAACGTTGATCAGCTGGGGCAGCTCATCAAGGCTGGTTTTACGGAGCACATATCCGAGTGCCGTAATCCGCGGATCCTCGACCAACTTGCGCGTCCGCCGCCATTCGTCGGCTGCTGCAGGATTTGTCTCGAGGTGGCGACGGAGAACCGCGTCGCCGTTTAGCACCATCGTGCGGAACTTGAGACATGAAAAATACTTGCCGCCAAAACCGACCCTTCGATGGCGGTAAATCACATCGCCGCCAGTCGTCAGCTTGATGGCGCCGGCGAGGACGAGCAGTAATGGGGCAAGCAGGATCAAAGCCGCGAATGCGACGACCGCGTCGAACACACGCTTGAAACGGCCGCCGATAGGTGGCGGTGTCTGTTCAGGACTGGCGTTGATGCTGTAGAGCGCCCACAGGCGACGCCGCGCGCGGGTCACAGACGCTTCGCCTTCGACCTCCACGCGTCCGTGCTCGCCGGTACGAGCTAAAGTTGCAGGCAGCAGCCTTGCCTCTGAGCCGCCGCCATCCGAACGCGAAATTACCGAAAAATCGCGCGGCGAAACGACAGACATCTGGAACATATACCCCGCAAAACGCACTTATAATTTAATGAACTAGGTCTCTTCCGCTCACTCCAATTGTCAAATATTGCCCTGTGAAAGCCAACCGAACCAAAAGATGTAAGTGGTGAGATGCGCGCCTGTCGGCCGTTACGGCAAATGGCTAGGGGTGGCTAAACCGTCGCTCAGCCTTTTTGAAAGGCCCGCACACCATCGAGCCGCCGCGTTGTCAGCCTCTGGCGAAGTCTGATCAAGGGTTGTTCCAGTAATAGCCAGGATGCCGACGCGAAGAGAATGGTGAGCAAGAAATCGAGCACCACGATCCACCGATGCAGTAGCGGAATTGGCAGGCCAAAAAATTCAAGAAACGCGTTGGAATGGATCACTGGGTGGAAGAGGTAGGCGCCGTAGCTGATCACGCCCACCCAGCGGATTGGCGCCAGATCCAAGGCTCTGACCGCGAGACCATCCTGACATTGCGTAATCTGAACGAGCAGGCAGGCCGCCAAGATGCCGACTGCCGGACGGCTAAGTTCAGCAAATTCGGGATTGGATAGTAGAATTGGCGGCGACAGGACGAGTGCGAACACGATCACGATCGCCCAATCGTTCAACAGCCATCGCGGCAAAGGCCGGTCGGCAAAAAGTCCGGCCAGGCCGCCGAAGCCAAACAGTCCGATATTTACGAGCGAATTAACGTCGAAGGTAATGGGCGGACGGCGATCAGCGATGAACAAGACAGTTGCCGCAATGCTGACGATTAGCAGGGCAACGCATAATCTGGATACGACGGCGCGCGGCAGGAACAGTACGAGCGGTGCGAAGACGAGATAGTATTGTTGCTCGACGGCCAGGCTCCAAAAGTGGCCGAGATCGTCCCGCCAACCGTGACGCTCGATATAAATATTCGAATAGAAAAGCAGATTAGCCCATTGCCGCCCGGCGTCTCCAAGATCGTAATGACCGCTCGCGGCCAGGATGGCCAGCACCGCCAGCAATGCGTAGTAGGGCGGAAAAATCCGAAAAGCCCGAGTCAGATAGAAGCCCAGCAGTGCCTCTTTACGGGACGTTCGTCCCATTTCGATCTTCGATCTTTGACCCGCCAAAATGCGGGTGATCAGAAAGCCGCTCAGAACAAAAAAAATCCAAACCGCCAGCGATCCGATGCGATCTGTCACCGGCATAATAACTTTGTGGCTGACAAAAACGAGCAAGAATGCGATCGCGCGCAGGCCGTCAAAGCCCCTGATCCTTTGGGACAACACGCTCTCCGATTGGGTTAGTGGACATCGGACCCGAAGCCCAAATTAATACACCAAGTTCATGGCGTGACTGCGTTGCAATTCCCGTACTATAGGGACAGTCTTTCTTCATCGACGGCCACATCGCGTTAATGATCGTCAGCCAGCTTACGATGGGCATAGTCTTTGCACCGGGCTGGTCAATGAAGAGAAGTCGCTAGCTGGGCTAACGGGGTCCGAAAGAATGCGGCAGCAGGTTAAATCACTGGCTAAAGCGGCGGGCCTTGAACGCAGGCACGTGGCGGCGGCGCGGATGTGGGGGGAACGGAATTTCCTCGCCACGTTCGGCCAGAAACGCTTCAAGCCTCATGGCCGCATTCTTTGCTATCACTCCATCGACGAACCGGAAATGGGCGTCAATGACGTCAGCGAGCGGCAATTCCGGGCGCAGATCGAGCTGGCGCTCAAGAAGGGTTACACGTTCGTCGAGCCGTCGCGAATTGCGCGAGGCCTCGGAAGCGAACGCGATCTTGCGATTACGTTCGATGACGGTCGCCGGAGCGTGGCGACACACGCTGCCCGCATTCTTGCAGAATACGAAATTCCGTGGACGCTGTTCGTGGTTACGGATTGGACAGACCACACCAATGCCTATCACCAGGAGCGGATCGTATCCTGGAAAGATCTCGAACACTTGATGACCCTCGGCGTCGAGATCGGCAGCCATTCTCGTACCCATCCCGACTTTAGCAAGATCAGCGAGCGCTTTCTGACTGACGAGCTGTCTGGCTCGCGAAAGATTATCGAAGACCGGTTGGGGGTCGCGCCAACGACATTTGCCATTCCACTCGGCCAATCATTGAACTGGAGCGCCGCTGCGGCCACCGCCGCGCGCGAAGCCGGATATGAGATCATTTATGCGCAGGCGGAGGAGACGCGGCCCGCTTATACTGTACCGCGCACGTTCGTCACCCATTTCGACGACTCGCGCATTTTCAGTGCCTCGCTTGCCGGCGTGTTCGACCGCTGGGAGGAATGGATATGACGGCGACGACGCCCAGACGAGTGTCGGTTATCATCGGGACTCGGGACCGTCCCGTATTGTTGCGGGAAGCTCTCGCCAGCATTCGCGCGCTCGAGGGGCCGGACCTGACATTCGAGATTCTCGTCGGAGATAATGGAACGACACCCGAGACGCCGACCGTCGTTGCCGAATTCAGCGGGATCTACGCGAAAACGGACAAGAATGGTTGCGCGGCGGCGCGCAACCTCGCAATGCGGCGCGCGACAGGCGAATTCATCGCGTTCCTCGACGACGATGATCTGTGGACTCCGCAGCATATCCGACCACATATCGCGTTCCTCGACGCGCATCCCGACCACGAAGCCGTTTTCAGCCAAATCGTGAGTACGAATACTCTGCGGCAGCCAATAGGCGAGCCTTGGCCCGGCGCTCTGCCTTCCGACGGCGACGTGTTCGACATGATGCTGAGTGGATATTTTCCGCAGGTGGGAGGCAGCGTCTTCCGAGGCAACGCCGTCGCAAAATACGGTCTGATGGACGAAAGCCTCATCGGCGATTCCGATTGGGACTGGCAGCTGCGCATTGCTCGCAACGACAGGATCGGCCTCGTCAAGATGCCGTGCGTACTGTTCCGCCAGCGGGATCCTGGCTCTTTCGATCAATTGCAACGCACACGGCAGAAATACACGAAGCGCATTTTTCGCCGGCATGCTTTCCTATCGCGGCAGCCGCCGCTCGAGCGGCTTACCGCGCGCAAAGTCTACCGCGCGTATCTCGGGTCGGTCTGGCAGTATTTCGATTATTTCTGCGGCCAAGCAGTCAAGCGATCAACCGCAGGCGAATTCAAAGGCGCGAGACATGCGTTGTTCGGCGCATTTGTGACGTTGCCACATGTGACGGCTGTCCGGCTCATTCGACCAACGGCTTTGCGAGCCGCACTGCTCGCATCTGTGCTTCGCAACCGCAATCTCGCAACCAAAGAGGGTAACGTCGGATAGACGTGTGCGCCTCAAATTCTAACTCGATTGCTATCCGATCGGAAATTCGAAGTTTCCGCGCAACTTACCTGAGATCGTCTCGTAAGCGTTCCGAGGAAACTCGACCCAGAACCGACGATCCTTGCGTGCAAGCTCGCGAATGATCCATCCGCTGATACGGCGATGGACAAGACCGTTGCGGATCAGAAGATAGATTATGCCTTGACGCAGCTTGACGATCTTAGCGTCGATCACGCTTTTGGATGCACTCGTCGTGCAGAACCGCTCCCGAACTTTCTTATGAAGTAAGAGCGCGTAAAAAAGTCTGCGGATGCACTCCGGACGGTTCCAATCGAGCGCCCCGCGGTAAAGGTCCATTCCTCTGCCCCGAGCAGCCATCGGCGCTGCGGAAAACGCGACGGCTTTCGCCTTGGACGACAGTGTTAGCCAGAAGAGATAGTCCTCTCCGGCAAAGGCGAGATCTTCATCGAAACGCATTGCGCCGTGGATGCGGTTGTCGAACATCACGGTCGATGTGTGTGCGAGACAGTCCTGAAGCATAAACGGCATAATGCTGGCTCCGGAGATGTGATAAATGCCGTCATCCCCGAGCCTTGATGCGGCCTTAAGCGCGTCGATGCCTTCGAGCCCATCGAACCAGGTGCGCTTGTCCTCGTAGAAGTTGTTCGCGAAATAAAACTCCGCGCCCTGCGCGAGTGCAGCGAGTCCCTTTGCAAGATGGTGGGGGTCCCAGAAATCGTCGGAATCCAAAAACGCTACGACGTCTGCATGCCTGACTGTGTCCAAGCCGGTATTTCGTGCTTTCGCCGGGCCGCCGTTCTCACGCTTGACGACTTCAACGGAGATTTCCGAATGCCAAAAAGCTGCGAATTCTGGTTCGGGGGGCACTGGCGATTGATCGTCTGCGATCACGACGCGGACGGTCACGCCCAGCGGGATCTCCTGCGCATAAATGGACTGAATTGCGGTGCGAAGGATTCCTGGTTCGCGCTGATAATACGGGATGATAATGGCGACCTCGCTCACTGGCTTGGCCTCCAGACCGACAATGCCACCGCGCGCGTATCCTTCAACTTGAAAACCAAGCTTTCGCGGAAGAGCCCCTTTACGGCATCCTTCCATCCGAGAAACGCTCGCGCTCTCGCTACATCAATCCAAAGCTTCAGGCGCTCAGACAACGGAAACAGCCCGAGATGATGGCGCAAGATCGCAGCCTGGGGCGGCGCGAAGCCGTAGATATCCTCGAGGCGCGTGTCAGGCTCGCCGAAGTTCAGCTTCTCGGTGAAGTCGCCGCTGAGAATGGCTTCGAGATCGACAGGAGGTAATTCAAGTGCGCGCGCAACCGCAGCTTCGAGGTATTTATTCCAGCCGGGTGAGACATTGGCATCCAGCACGGATTTCTCGGTCGCTTCACCGATGCGCGCGCGCAGTTTCGGATCCGACATCAATCGTTCGAGGCTTGCGATATAATCTTGGTCGTTTGTCGATTCAACCAGTGGCCCCGCGAGGCCGGGATGATCCATGCCGCAAATTCGCGCCTCGGGGGGCAGCACGAAACGAGAAACACAAGGCAGCCCATACCCCGCAGCTTCCATCATTGATGTCGCTGAGCAGAACGGGAAGGAATCCAGATAGATGTCCGCGGCTTCAAAATAGGGTTTCGGATCACGCGGTGTCAGTGATTGAATACGACCGCCAACGGCTGCGCTCGCATCCGCCCAATCCGGCCGCTCGCCGCCGCCGACGACCATCAACAATGCATTCGGGAACCTTTTGAGCAACTCCGAGTGCGTATCCGCGTACGAAACACCACCGATCGTTCGGTATTTCTGTGCCCGCGCAACGGAGATGAGAAGCAGCGCCGAGGGATCGAGGCCCAACGCCGCCTTCGCCGCCTCCCTGTCCTTCGTCCGCGCAGTGGGACTGACGAGGATCGGAAGCAATACGCTACGCTTCTTTTCAACGTAACGGCGCTTTTCGCAGATATCGAGAGCTGCTTTCCGCATGCTGCCGACGACTTGGCTGATCGTCGATCCGATCCAGAACATGTGATCTGAGTGATTGAGAAAAAGGACAGGCGGAAAGCGCTTCGGCTCGGCGAAGGCGATCGGGGCAACGACGTCCGAATTCGGTATATGCAGGACGATGAGATCGTGCTCGCTTGCGAGCTGCCTCAGCTTTGTTACCTTGGCGGCCAGCCCGCCGGCACGGCTGAGCAGATGAATACTGCCACCTGCGCGCGAAACGGCCGCCGTGATCAAGGCGCTTGGTTGATCGTACTGCTGGGTCAGGGCGACCGAGTGTTCACGGCCTGGATCGCTTTCAATCCAGCGCCGCAACATCGTCGCGAGCCCTCCTACAGCGGTGATTTCGCCACTGACATGGAGAACGCGCTTCACCTGGTCCGGTCGCCCTGCTCTGTCCGTAGTAGGCAGAGAAGACGGAATTTGACGACCTATTTTATTCAGAATGCGCTCAATTCGCGGGCTCGCAAAGAAGCCGCAATGCATATGGGCCGCAACCCAGGCTCCCATCAATGCGTAGCCGCCAGCTGTTTCGAGATTTCCCCGCTCAAGGCTTTTCTGCGCCTTCGCGACATACGAATCGAAGATAGCGTAATTGCTCTTCATGCGCGCGATCTGGCGGTCCGCATTCTGCGCATGCCGATCCGCGCCGGGCGACGACGGCGATGCGCCATGTTCATCGGCAGTAAGAGCCACGTTTTCTATGCGCATCGCTGCGGCCCAATCTTACCCACGACTTTTGCACCCGAGTGCTGCCATTCCCCACGCTCATGCATGACGCCAAATGCATTCGACGCGAAGATGGGGTGGCGGACGTGAAATGTTTCTCCGATGCGCGCGACAACCAAGCGGCCAAATTTTTTCTCACGAACCGCAATCGTCAGCGTGTAAAGATCGGAGACGAGCTTGATCGGCGGCGTCGTCAGCTCTATTTCACCGGGGCCTGAGAGTACGCTCAAGCCGACATCGTCAGCGACACTGCTGAACGTGCTGCAGTGGACCTCGTCCGAGCGGTTGATGCCGATGCGTATGTCTGGATCTTTGATTGGATCCTTGGCGTCGTAATGTACTCGGATCGTCATGCGCTCGCCGAAATCGAACATCTGCTTGCGCTCGCCGCCTTCACCAATGAGCTCGATATCGGTGATGTCGATGGCGGGCGCATCCGGATCCGGGTGGAACCAAGGCGCAACGGCGAGACGGCAATCGGCCTCATAAAGTTTCAATCCATCGTCGGTTGGCCCGTCGAACACGACCTCGCCGTGCCGCAGATAGATAACGCGCTGGCACATCGACTTGATCGAGAACATGTTGTGCGACACGAACAGGATGGTCGCGCCCTTCCTTTCAAGCTCGTGCGCAAAGTCGATGCATTTGCGCTGGAACGTAAAATCACCGACGGCCAGAACCTCGTCGAGAAGAAGAATGTCCGGATCAAGGTGGGCAGCGACCGAAAA from Hyphomicrobium sp. MC1 harbors:
- a CDS encoding glycosyltransferase; translated protein: MRIENVALTADEHGASPSSPGADRHAQNADRQIARMKSNYAIFDSYVAKAQKSLERGNLETAGGYALMGAWVAAHMHCGFFASPRIERILNKIGRQIPSSLPTTDRAGRPDQVKRVLHVSGEITAVGGLATMLRRWIESDPGREHSVALTQQYDQPSALITAAVSRAGGSIHLLSRAGGLAAKVTKLRQLASEHDLIVLHIPNSDVVAPIAFAEPKRFPPVLFLNHSDHMFWIGSTISQVVGSMRKAALDICEKRRYVEKKRSVLLPILVSPTARTKDREAAKAALGLDPSALLLISVARAQKYRTIGGVSYADTHSELLKRFPNALLMVVGGGERPDWADASAAVGGRIQSLTPRDPKPYFEAADIYLDSFPFCSATSMMEAAGYGLPCVSRFVLPPEARICGMDHPGLAGPLVESTNDQDYIASLERLMSDPKLRARIGEATEKSVLDANVSPGWNKYLEAAVARALELPPVDLEAILSGDFTEKLNFGEPDTRLEDIYGFAPPQAAILRHHLGLFPLSERLKLWIDVARARAFLGWKDAVKGLFRESLVFKLKDTRAVALSVWRPSQ
- a CDS encoding ABC transporter ATP-binding protein → MTTNDIAIRARGLGKRYRRGQRHKSNSFREVLVDGAKSLFGSWSKTDDASPSPDFWALRNATFDIARGENVGIIGLNGAGKSTLLKILSRITTPTEGTGRVEGRLGALLEVGTGFHQELTGRENVFLYGSILGMSREEIARKFDAIVAFSEIADFIDTPVKRYSSGMYVRLAFSVAAHLDPDILLLDEVLAVGDFTFQRKCIDFAHELERKGATILFVSHNMFSIKSMCQRVIYLRHGEVVFDGPTDDGLKLYEADCRLAVAPWFHPDPDAPAIDITDIELIGEGGERKQMFDFGERMTIRVHYDAKDPIKDPDIRIGINRSDEVHCSTFSSVADDVGLSVLSGPGEIELTTPPIKLVSDLYTLTIAVREKKFGRLVVARIGETFHVRHPIFASNAFGVMHERGEWQHSGAKVVGKIGPQRCA
- a CDS encoding glycosyltransferase, translating into MLRVSPAPTVSVLIANYNCAQFLGGAIHSALRQTLKRLEVIVVDDASTDGSREIARDFAARDHRVRLIELPTNAGPSAARNAGLAAAEGTWVAILDSDDFMHPERLQRLVEEAQAGADICADDLLVFGEGRRPGEHLSKAQRQMAYISLADFLNSNLIYGTVPATGYLKPLLNLAFLRKHALIYDTALKIGEDADLIARALAAGAKYRLIDSLGYFYRKHPNSISHRLSRDDLQQMLNGDMRLKASLSACPIEVAEAFARRQISIERALNFDRLVTAIKSRSWSQALQIAIHHPNTISALGMPLAARLQRLRRIQVSKGQSESTKKACLISRQRIIGPTNGSSAYVLGICRALRDDGYDVTLVSPNAGTIGRLPVFRLRPEMSVFNQIFLRGVWKLGNICVSKDPRIALAAVMAKIARALRRFGVERLSYWDTPAPYVIGAPWQRDELLYVARHASKSELVIADYAFTTPAIPFALSESARSLVVMHDLLSVRESRFKDAKLPDSVKTLDEASEMQLLGQADAIIAIQDIEAKHVKARLPDHTVLLSPVVCASVDAPQPGAGKSVLFIGSNTAPNVIGLRWFLEFCWPQIRAENPDAELVVAGGVGSQFPEGAPRAKFCGIVDNLAPFYREASVVISPLTVGSGLKVKVVEALAQGKAIVATTVSVEGMGDDIASALNVCDDPVAFGNAVSALLSDNELRRRRADAAYTYFKQHYSREACIRELLAYVDGRSDVSASTVCSLAPYAHRGTSIEVDCVR
- a CDS encoding acyltransferase; translated protein: MLSQRIRGFDGLRAIAFLLVFVSHKVIMPVTDRIGSLAVWIFFVLSGFLITRILAGQRSKIEMGRTSRKEALLGFYLTRAFRIFPPYYALLAVLAILAASGHYDLGDAGRQWANLLFYSNIYIERHGWRDDLGHFWSLAVEQQYYLVFAPLVLFLPRAVVSRLCVALLIVSIAATVLFIADRRPPITFDVNSLVNIGLFGFGGLAGLFADRPLPRWLLNDWAIVIVFALVLSPPILLSNPEFAELSRPAVGILAACLLVQITQCQDGLAVRALDLAPIRWVGVISYGAYLFHPVIHSNAFLEFFGLPIPLLHRWIVVLDFLLTILFASASWLLLEQPLIRLRQRLTTRRLDGVRAFQKG
- a CDS encoding response regulator transcription factor; its protein translation is MRTSFRETGPVVPLAMGKTPSNTNKAPLENARSETAQLKQPGISALIVIEPRSFVRNCIVSSLSNATEIKGVGVGSVAEYFDKLSDVRPAVIIVCAMDDSSSDISSQLEQLKNAGVNVPVIVMADANNVDLILTALNGEANGFIPADISLEIAAHALRLVMAGGKYFPVNGLLAARKSSAASAPREAPPKTTLFTRRQIAVIDALRKGKANKIIAYELNMCESTVKVHVRNIMKKLNAKNRTEAAYLAGEMLCADR
- a CDS encoding polysaccharide deacetylase family protein; translated protein: MRQQVKSLAKAAGLERRHVAAARMWGERNFLATFGQKRFKPHGRILCYHSIDEPEMGVNDVSERQFRAQIELALKKGYTFVEPSRIARGLGSERDLAITFDDGRRSVATHAARILAEYEIPWTLFVVTDWTDHTNAYHQERIVSWKDLEHLMTLGVEIGSHSRTHPDFSKISERFLTDELSGSRKIIEDRLGVAPTTFAIPLGQSLNWSAAAATAAREAGYEIIYAQAEETRPAYTVPRTFVTHFDDSRIFSASLAGVFDRWEEWI
- a CDS encoding sugar transferase, producing the protein MSVVSPRDFSVISRSDGGGSEARLLPATLARTGEHGRVEVEGEASVTRARRRLWALYSINASPEQTPPPIGGRFKRVFDAVVAFAALILLAPLLLVLAGAIKLTTGGDVIYRHRRVGFGGKYFSCLKFRTMVLNGDAVLRRHLETNPAAADEWRRTRKLVEDPRITALGYVLRKTSLDELPQLINVLRGEMSWVGPRPIVVEELHFYGDSAVEYFKARPGITGLWQISGRSLATYDERVNYDLRYVRDWSFAKDLVILIRTIPAVLNTGQAA
- a CDS encoding glycosyltransferase family A protein, translating into MSEVAIIIPYYQREPGILRTAIQSIYAQEIPLGVTVRVVIADDQSPVPPEPEFAAFWHSEISVEVVKRENGGPAKARNTGLDTVRHADVVAFLDSDDFWDPHHLAKGLAALAQGAEFYFANNFYEDKRTWFDGLEGIDALKAASRLGDDGIYHISGASIMPFMLQDCLAHTSTVMFDNRIHGAMRFDEDLAFAGEDYLFWLTLSSKAKAVAFSAAPMAARGRGMDLYRGALDWNRPECIRRLFYALLLHKKVRERFCTTSASKSVIDAKIVKLRQGIIYLLIRNGLVHRRISGWIIRELARKDRRFWVEFPRNAYETISGKLRGNFEFPIG
- a CDS encoding glycosyltransferase family 2 protein: MTATTPRRVSVIIGTRDRPVLLREALASIRALEGPDLTFEILVGDNGTTPETPTVVAEFSGIYAKTDKNGCAAARNLAMRRATGEFIAFLDDDDLWTPQHIRPHIAFLDAHPDHEAVFSQIVSTNTLRQPIGEPWPGALPSDGDVFDMMLSGYFPQVGGSVFRGNAVAKYGLMDESLIGDSDWDWQLRIARNDRIGLVKMPCVLFRQRDPGSFDQLQRTRQKYTKRIFRRHAFLSRQPPLERLTARKVYRAYLGSVWQYFDYFCGQAVKRSTAGEFKGARHALFGAFVTLPHVTAVRLIRPTALRAALLASVLRNRNLATKEGNVG